The Hahella sp. HNIBRBA332 genome window below encodes:
- a CDS encoding class I SAM-dependent methyltransferase, whose translation METVSRPVDSRVKLSQRYFNPLTLAVYDLALFGFIDKYAWGCPTERVLRHYRDHLSANHLEVGVGSGYLLDHSTFPSREPRLALMDLSESCLQKTSHRLSRFHPQCYRRNILQPIEIDAQGFDSIAVNYVMHCVPGHFERKGEAFGNLSQLLNDDGVLFGSTVLSVGVEKDMFTRLCMSSLNKAGVFCNEEDCATALHDVLRRYFNRVEMEIVGCVALFACRDRKTEAE comes from the coding sequence ATGGAAACAGTTTCCCGACCTGTGGACAGCAGAGTAAAGCTGTCGCAACGCTACTTTAATCCGCTGACATTGGCGGTCTATGATTTGGCGTTATTTGGTTTCATCGACAAGTACGCCTGGGGCTGTCCAACAGAGCGGGTGCTGCGCCATTATCGCGACCATCTTAGCGCGAACCATCTGGAAGTGGGCGTCGGATCGGGTTACCTGTTGGATCACTCGACCTTTCCCTCCAGGGAGCCGAGGTTGGCGTTGATGGACTTGAGCGAAAGCTGCCTGCAAAAAACGTCACATCGACTCTCCCGTTTTCATCCTCAGTGTTATCGCCGCAATATTTTGCAACCTATCGAGATTGATGCGCAGGGCTTTGACTCCATTGCGGTGAACTATGTCATGCATTGCGTGCCGGGCCACTTTGAACGCAAAGGCGAGGCGTTCGGGAATCTGAGTCAATTGTTGAATGATGACGGCGTCCTGTTCGGCTCCACGGTCCTGAGCGTTGGGGTAGAGAAAGATATGTTCACCCGACTCTGTATGAGCAGCCTGAACAAAGCCGGCGTTTTCTGCAATGAAGAGGATTGCGCAACGGCGCTTCATGACGTTTTACGACGGTATTTTAATCGCGTCGAAATGGAAATAGTCGGTTGTGTGGCGTTGTTCGCCTGTCGCGACCGTAAAACTGAGGCTGAATAA
- a CDS encoding VIT and VWA domain-containing protein codes for MLNGKAGLASLSACVLMLSLSNPDAAEAAGLLKPQGASLPDLDLRSQDVNVTIEGEYAITTVDQVFYNPNAQPLEAIYSFPVPEKAAVSQFTYWINGAPVHGEVVAKKQAKEIYEQEKSEGRNAGLTEQDAYKTFDISISQVLPQQETKIRLVYLQPVHVDTGVGRYVYPLEEGGVDEEKLAFWTANETVKERFSFNLDLRSGYPVEALRLPEHPQAQIARMDERRWTVSLQSNPQSQAAAQEGAANAPSSAPSAYRLDKDIVVYWRQQQNLPGSVDLITYKEPGKDKGTFMLTVTPGDDLPVITEGRDWTLVLDRSGSMSGKFSTLIEGLRKGFAKFNSNDRVRVIMFNDNTTDVTNGWVQATPENLQRVVSAVENAGPSGGTNLMSAIQGALTGLDADRTNAIWLVTDGEANVGETKQKAFIELLEKKDIRLFTFIMGNSANRPLLEAITKHSNGFAISVSNSDDIIGQLMLAASKVDHAALHGANLKISGIKTSDVFPKQIGSVYRGQQLVMFGHYYGSGQAKVELTGKVSGSPIRYQTQFEVIDGTLHPELERLWAFAQIEDLMDQQQDYGEDADRKQAVTDLAVEYGLVTDYTSMLVLDEGRFEHYGVDRRIGARISREESAREKRAQQPAQSHRVDNQQPMYTKSRPSFGGGGGGGAIDGLMLALLGALAIAGRCFRPRQR; via the coding sequence ATGTTAAATGGAAAGGCCGGACTAGCATCTCTCTCCGCCTGCGTCTTAATGTTATCCCTCTCCAATCCTGACGCTGCGGAAGCGGCGGGATTACTAAAACCCCAAGGCGCCAGTCTACCAGACCTGGATTTACGCTCCCAAGACGTCAACGTCACTATCGAAGGCGAATACGCCATCACCACTGTCGATCAGGTTTTCTATAATCCCAATGCGCAGCCCCTGGAAGCTATCTACTCATTTCCAGTACCGGAAAAGGCCGCCGTCTCCCAGTTTACTTATTGGATCAACGGCGCGCCCGTTCATGGCGAAGTCGTCGCCAAAAAACAAGCTAAAGAAATCTACGAGCAGGAAAAATCGGAAGGCCGCAACGCTGGCCTGACCGAACAGGACGCCTACAAAACTTTCGACATTTCCATCAGTCAGGTCTTACCACAACAGGAAACTAAAATACGCTTGGTGTATTTACAGCCGGTGCATGTTGACACGGGAGTCGGCCGTTACGTCTACCCGCTGGAAGAAGGTGGCGTGGATGAGGAAAAACTGGCGTTTTGGACCGCCAACGAAACCGTGAAAGAGCGCTTCAGCTTCAATCTTGATCTACGCAGCGGCTACCCGGTGGAAGCCTTGCGTTTACCCGAACATCCTCAGGCGCAGATCGCGCGAATGGACGAGCGGCGCTGGACGGTTTCCCTGCAGTCAAATCCTCAAAGCCAGGCAGCCGCTCAGGAAGGCGCCGCCAATGCGCCCTCTTCCGCTCCCAGCGCCTACAGACTGGATAAGGACATCGTGGTCTACTGGCGACAGCAACAGAACCTGCCTGGCTCCGTCGACTTGATCACCTATAAAGAACCGGGCAAAGACAAAGGGACGTTCATGCTCACCGTAACGCCCGGAGACGATCTGCCAGTCATAACTGAGGGCCGAGACTGGACACTGGTGCTGGACCGCTCAGGCTCCATGTCGGGCAAGTTCTCCACATTGATAGAGGGATTACGCAAAGGATTCGCCAAATTCAACAGCAATGATCGCGTTCGCGTCATCATGTTCAATGACAACACCACCGACGTCACTAACGGCTGGGTGCAGGCGACGCCGGAAAACCTGCAGCGGGTTGTCAGCGCCGTTGAAAATGCAGGCCCCAGCGGCGGCACCAACCTTATGTCAGCGATTCAAGGCGCGCTTACCGGACTCGATGCGGACCGCACCAACGCTATCTGGCTGGTCACCGATGGTGAAGCCAATGTCGGCGAAACCAAGCAGAAAGCGTTTATTGAGTTATTGGAGAAAAAGGATATCCGCCTGTTCACGTTCATTATGGGCAACTCCGCCAATCGCCCTCTGTTGGAAGCGATCACCAAGCATAGCAACGGTTTCGCCATCAGCGTCAGCAATAGCGACGACATTATCGGTCAGCTCATGCTGGCCGCCAGTAAAGTGGACCATGCAGCGCTGCATGGAGCCAACTTGAAGATCTCAGGCATCAAGACCTCAGACGTCTTTCCCAAACAAATCGGCAGCGTTTACCGCGGCCAGCAATTGGTGATGTTCGGGCACTATTACGGCTCAGGTCAGGCGAAAGTGGAGCTGACAGGCAAAGTCTCGGGCTCTCCTATCCGCTATCAGACCCAGTTCGAGGTCATAGATGGAACCTTACATCCAGAGTTGGAGCGTCTCTGGGCCTTCGCGCAGATCGAGGACTTAATGGATCAGCAGCAGGATTATGGCGAGGACGCAGATCGCAAACAGGCGGTCACAGACTTGGCCGTGGAATATGGACTGGTGACGGATTACACCTCAATGCTGGTGCTTGATGAAGGTCGCTTTGAACATTACGGGGTGGACCGTCGCATCGGAGCGCGCATCAGTCGCGAAGAATCCGCCCGGGAGAAACGAGCGCAACAACCCGCGCAGTCTCACCGAGTGGACAATCAGCAGCCGATGTACACCAAAAGCCGTCCATCCTTCGGCGGTGGCGGAGGAGGAGGCGCTATCGATGGACTTATGTTGGCGTTGCTGGGCGCGCTGGCCATAGCCGGCCGCTGCTTCCGCCCTCGTCAGCGTTAA
- a CDS encoding DUF2058 domain-containing protein, with the protein MAKSLQEQLLKAGLVDQKKAKQIKQEKRKQAKQTPKGQQVEDETKLRAQQAREEKAQRDREMNRLRQEEADRKALKAQVKQLIEMNRINRKKGEVGYQFADEGKVKKIYVTQELQDGLASGRFAVARMGDAYEVISRKVAEKIRERAPEFVVVLNDNKNAEPDEDDPYAAYQIPDDLMW; encoded by the coding sequence ATGGCTAAGTCTCTTCAAGAGCAGCTCCTCAAGGCGGGGCTGGTTGATCAGAAAAAAGCGAAACAGATAAAACAGGAAAAGCGTAAGCAGGCGAAGCAGACGCCGAAAGGCCAGCAGGTCGAGGACGAGACCAAACTGCGCGCGCAGCAGGCGCGTGAGGAAAAAGCGCAACGGGATCGTGAGATGAATCGTCTCCGGCAAGAGGAGGCTGACCGTAAAGCGTTGAAGGCGCAGGTCAAACAATTGATCGAGATGAATCGCATCAACCGCAAAAAAGGCGAGGTGGGCTATCAGTTTGCCGACGAGGGCAAAGTGAAGAAGATTTACGTCACGCAAGAACTACAGGATGGTCTGGCTTCCGGTCGTTTCGCCGTCGCCAGAATGGGGGACGCATACGAAGTGATCAGCAGGAAAGTGGCGGAGAAAATCCGCGAGCGCGCTCCAGAGTTTGTTGTGGTGCTCAACGATAACAAGAATGCTGAGCCCGACGAAGATGATCCTTACGCCGCCTATCAGATTCCCGACGATCTGATGTGGTAA
- a CDS encoding LysR family transcriptional regulator has translation MLRELKTFLEVTKCGTFAAAGDRIGLTQSAVSAQMQRLEDALGYSLFERVGRSAQLTAEGRAAIGRAEQILDLFGGMCEGAELRPVRGEVRLGAVSTAQAGLLPATMSHLRRAGSEISLRIIPGSSLQLLALVDSGEIDAAILVEPPFALPRELNWSPLANERYALIAPHDVHESDWRALLTTHRFIRYDRGAFGGRLVERFLRRHRLHVNDCAEMDELTGIVKMVEEGLGVALLPISPGLDVGQVRVFDLKGDVFYRRIGVIERSEPRSTVFSQFSRALGEAARELYETTDSK, from the coding sequence ATGTTGAGAGAGCTTAAAACCTTTCTGGAAGTCACTAAATGCGGCACATTCGCCGCTGCAGGCGATCGTATCGGCTTGACCCAGTCTGCGGTTAGCGCGCAGATGCAGCGCCTGGAAGATGCTTTGGGCTACTCATTGTTTGAGCGTGTGGGAAGATCGGCGCAACTGACGGCGGAAGGCCGGGCGGCGATTGGTAGAGCGGAGCAGATTCTCGATCTGTTCGGCGGTATGTGCGAGGGGGCGGAGCTTCGGCCTGTGCGAGGCGAGGTTCGACTTGGGGCTGTTTCCACGGCGCAAGCCGGACTGCTGCCGGCAACGATGTCTCATCTGCGTCGTGCGGGAAGCGAAATATCGCTACGGATTATTCCTGGCTCATCGTTGCAACTGCTGGCGCTGGTCGATAGCGGCGAAATCGACGCTGCAATATTAGTGGAGCCGCCTTTTGCGTTGCCTCGTGAGTTGAATTGGTCGCCCCTGGCGAATGAGCGTTACGCGTTGATTGCGCCCCATGATGTGCATGAAAGCGACTGGCGTGCGCTACTGACGACGCATCGTTTTATCCGCTATGACCGCGGCGCATTTGGCGGTCGCCTGGTGGAACGTTTTCTGCGTCGACATCGTCTGCATGTAAATGATTGCGCCGAGATGGATGAGCTCACTGGGATCGTCAAGATGGTGGAGGAAGGATTGGGCGTCGCCTTGTTGCCGATCTCGCCGGGATTAGATGTCGGTCAAGTGCGTGTTTTTGACTTAAAGGGTGATGTTTTTTATCGGCGTATTGGCGTAATTGAACGCTCAGAGCCCCGCTCCACTGTATTCAGCCAGTTCTCTCGCGCTCTTGGCGAAGCCGCTCGCGAGTTGTATGAAACAACCGACAGCAAATAA
- a CDS encoding metal-dependent hydrolase → MANFNTHLLGGAAASGVLTSTLLLTGLFTPGQGMALWVAGTLAGLAPDLDADTTAILKGLFSALGVMASFVVLFTFPDLPLLPLWGAMLAAFLSVRIGVLQVFAHLTEHRGSFHSLLAAVSFGLGSAFLCWRFIDQGVDFAWALGAMVFAGYIVHLILDECYAVNLADMEFKRSFGTALKPVSIDNWWASGLFLAIAIYCALQLPPPHKLHIEVVRLATLDHLWLSRA, encoded by the coding sequence ATGGCTAATTTTAATACACATCTTCTCGGCGGAGCCGCCGCATCGGGCGTGCTGACGTCCACCCTGCTGCTGACCGGATTATTCACTCCCGGACAAGGCATGGCGTTGTGGGTGGCGGGAACCTTGGCGGGTCTGGCGCCGGATCTGGACGCAGATACCACCGCCATACTAAAAGGACTGTTCAGCGCTCTGGGTGTGATGGCGTCATTTGTCGTGTTGTTCACGTTCCCTGATCTGCCTCTGTTGCCGTTGTGGGGCGCTATGCTGGCCGCATTTCTTAGCGTGCGTATCGGCGTGCTGCAGGTGTTCGCTCACCTCACGGAGCATCGCGGCTCTTTCCACTCACTATTGGCTGCCGTCAGCTTTGGGCTGGGTTCGGCGTTTTTATGCTGGCGTTTCATCGATCAGGGCGTGGATTTCGCCTGGGCGTTGGGCGCCATGGTGTTCGCCGGATATATCGTCCACCTTATTCTTGACGAGTGTTACGCCGTCAATCTGGCGGATATGGAGTTCAAGCGCTCATTTGGAACCGCGCTTAAACCAGTGAGTATCGACAACTGGTGGGCCAGCGGGCTCTTTCTCGCCATCGCTATCTATTGCGCCCTACAACTGCCCCCACCGCACAAGCTGCATATTGAAGTGGTCAGACTGGCCACTCTGGACCATCTCTGGCTGTCGCGCGCCTGA
- a CDS encoding DNA polymerase II: MSAPLRGFLLTRQWDDLIPEQDKARGGLIKSLALQFWILTDRGPARLIVSDQYAVCFLESSAMPVARRILTHLLGDSSGERPPWYEKELELRDFGGQPVHGVYLREQRNLYRVRDMLTQAGLSPMEADIHPTDRFLMERFVTGSLAVHGEAVEKDGVLEFHNPRIKPAPYAPYFKVLSLDIETSMDGAQLYSIGLVATSYGADVGAGAVQRRVFMVGEPAADGSDYLIYCADETQVFQRFIAWFDDFDPDILIGWNVINFDLRFLQKKADDLNLSFHPGRGGTPMDWRQSRSDDQHFTLCIPGRVVLDGIDTLKSATYNFESFSLEYVAQHLLGRGKLIHDPDNRGDEITHLFLHDKPRLAEYNLEDCQLVWEVFQHALLIEFAVERAQLTGLALDRFGGSVASFDNRYLPRLHRAGYVAPMLPQNPVGVGSPGGYVMDSIPGLYRNVLVLDFKSLYPSIIRTFKIDPLARIKGVEIERGQDVLREDLWDQQETVKADRKQLVPGFNGAVFSKEHNILPDIIGELWAARDEAKRHKNAAMSQAIKILMNSFYGVLGTPGCRFFDHRLPSSITLRGHRILYRTKELIEQQGHQVIYGDTDSVFVRLKEYKQSAAAEIDSVGKKLAATLNQWWRDYLMQEYGIESFLEIQFETHFLRFVMPTIRGSEKGSKKRYAGLAARGEGEPEMVFKGLETVRTDWTPLARTFQKELYRRIFYNEPYEDYVRDLVSDIRAGKKDDQLYYRKRLRRRLDEYQRNVPPHVQAARTADRIREEQGLAPRYQRGGWIEYVVTVNGPEPLEYRRSALDYDLYVERQIEPIADGILRFMNASFQDIAGGQIGLF; this comes from the coding sequence ATGTCCGCGCCGCTGAGAGGTTTTCTGCTGACCCGACAATGGGATGATCTCATCCCTGAGCAGGATAAGGCGCGGGGCGGGCTCATCAAATCATTGGCGCTGCAATTCTGGATACTGACCGATCGAGGTCCGGCGCGACTGATCGTTAGCGACCAATATGCGGTGTGCTTTCTTGAGAGTTCGGCGATGCCCGTGGCGCGCCGCATTCTGACCCACCTGCTCGGCGACAGCAGCGGCGAGCGCCCTCCCTGGTACGAAAAAGAGCTTGAGCTGAGGGATTTTGGCGGGCAGCCGGTGCATGGCGTGTATCTGCGCGAGCAACGCAACCTTTATCGCGTGCGCGACATGCTGACGCAGGCGGGCCTCTCGCCAATGGAGGCGGATATTCATCCTACAGACCGTTTCCTGATGGAGCGCTTTGTGACCGGCTCACTGGCCGTTCATGGCGAGGCGGTGGAAAAGGATGGCGTGTTGGAGTTCCACAATCCACGCATCAAACCAGCGCCGTATGCGCCTTATTTCAAGGTATTGTCACTGGACATTGAGACGTCCATGGATGGGGCGCAGTTATATTCCATCGGTTTGGTGGCGACTTCCTACGGCGCGGATGTCGGCGCGGGCGCTGTGCAACGGCGCGTGTTCATGGTGGGAGAGCCGGCGGCGGATGGGTCGGATTATCTCATTTATTGCGCAGATGAAACGCAGGTGTTTCAGCGTTTTATCGCGTGGTTTGACGACTTTGACCCGGACATTCTGATTGGCTGGAATGTCATTAACTTCGATCTGCGCTTTCTGCAAAAGAAAGCGGATGATCTGAACCTGTCCTTTCACCCGGGACGGGGCGGGACGCCCATGGACTGGCGCCAGTCCCGCAGCGACGACCAGCATTTCACTTTATGCATTCCCGGACGGGTGGTGCTGGATGGTATTGATACGCTCAAATCCGCCACCTATAACTTTGAAAGTTTTTCTCTGGAGTATGTCGCCCAGCATTTGCTGGGGCGAGGCAAGCTGATCCATGACCCGGACAACCGGGGCGATGAGATTACGCATTTGTTTCTTCACGATAAGCCCAGATTGGCCGAGTACAACCTGGAAGACTGCCAATTGGTGTGGGAGGTTTTTCAGCACGCCCTGTTGATCGAGTTCGCCGTAGAACGGGCGCAATTGACCGGATTGGCGTTGGACCGTTTCGGCGGTTCGGTCGCCTCTTTTGATAATCGCTATTTGCCGCGATTGCATCGAGCGGGGTACGTGGCGCCGATGCTGCCGCAGAATCCGGTAGGCGTGGGCAGCCCCGGCGGTTATGTGATGGACTCGATTCCGGGGTTGTACCGCAACGTGCTGGTGCTGGATTTTAAAAGTCTGTATCCCAGTATCATCCGCACCTTCAAAATCGATCCTTTGGCGCGCATCAAAGGTGTTGAAATCGAACGCGGGCAGGATGTGCTGCGTGAAGATCTGTGGGACCAGCAGGAAACGGTGAAAGCGGACCGCAAGCAGCTGGTTCCTGGCTTTAACGGCGCGGTTTTTTCCAAAGAGCACAATATTCTGCCGGATATTATCGGTGAGTTGTGGGCGGCGCGGGATGAGGCGAAACGCCATAAAAATGCGGCGATGTCGCAGGCCATAAAAATCCTGATGAATTCTTTCTATGGCGTGCTGGGTACGCCGGGATGCCGTTTCTTCGATCATCGCTTGCCCAGCTCCATCACATTACGTGGACATAGGATTCTGTACCGCACCAAGGAACTGATTGAACAGCAGGGCCATCAGGTCATCTATGGCGATACTGACTCAGTCTTTGTCAGGTTGAAAGAGTATAAGCAAAGCGCGGCGGCGGAAATTGATAGCGTTGGAAAGAAACTGGCGGCGACGCTGAATCAATGGTGGCGGGATTATCTGATGCAGGAATATGGCATCGAGAGTTTTCTTGAAATACAGTTTGAGACTCACTTTTTACGCTTTGTGATGCCGACCATTCGCGGCTCTGAAAAGGGTAGCAAGAAACGGTACGCCGGCTTGGCCGCCAGAGGCGAGGGCGAGCCGGAAATGGTGTTCAAGGGGTTGGAAACGGTGCGCACCGATTGGACGCCTCTGGCGCGCACCTTCCAGAAAGAGCTTTATCGTCGCATTTTTTATAACGAGCCTTACGAAGATTACGTGCGTGACCTGGTCAGTGATATCCGCGCAGGCAAAAAAGACGATCAGCTCTACTACCGTAAGCGTCTGCGTCGCCGGCTCGATGAGTATCAACGTAATGTGCCGCCGCATGTGCAGGCGGCGCGCACGGCGGATCGCATTCGCGAAGAGCAGGGACTGGCGCCCCGTTATCAGCGCGGAGGATGGATTGAATACGTGGTGACGGTGAATGGGCCGGAGCCTCTGGAGTACCGACGTTCCGCGCTGGATTATGACCTCTACGTGGAGCGACAGATCGAGCCTATCGCCGACGGTATCCTTCGTTTTATGAATGCTTCCTTTCAGGATATCGCCGGCGGACAAATCGGCTTGTTCTGA
- a CDS encoding amidase: MSLPLTNDGAQWVKSIQGGEYAAEEVCEALIAQITRYEPDIRAFAAFDPHKVLQQARAIDTRPNNGKLSGLPIGVKDIFDTVDFATEYFSPIYRDHRPSRDCSVVARLRREGAIVMGKTETTEFAFMHTGPTRNPHALDHTPGSSSAGSAAGLAAGFFPVALGSQTAGSLLKPASYCGLFAFKPTRGIVSLEGVKPLAPSFDTVGWYGRSMDDLQLLADVLLEPYLSLQTPPVKRPLRLACVIDELWSTVETPIKEALLTSLLTLRSQGHHIQNTSTPFSLKQLADSHKIVNDREGSRALACEYASRCNQLSASTLEMIENGLRLTFAEELAAKTTITAAANAYPQFMADYDAIITLSTPHSAPEGLLYTGTSDLIKVWNALGVPQLNIPLLLPGRLPVGLQIVGTQGGDGKLLDVGRVVANALGVRSSMVTLKPY; this comes from the coding sequence GTGTCCCTACCTTTAACCAACGATGGCGCGCAATGGGTGAAATCCATTCAGGGCGGCGAATACGCAGCGGAAGAAGTCTGTGAAGCATTAATCGCTCAGATTACTCGCTATGAGCCGGACATCCGCGCCTTTGCGGCATTTGACCCGCACAAGGTTTTACAACAGGCCCGGGCGATAGACACCCGTCCAAACAATGGAAAGCTGAGCGGATTACCCATCGGCGTAAAAGACATCTTCGACACTGTCGACTTTGCTACGGAATATTTCTCTCCTATCTATCGAGATCATCGCCCCTCACGGGACTGCTCCGTGGTGGCGCGACTACGGCGAGAAGGCGCTATCGTCATGGGTAAAACGGAGACCACTGAATTCGCCTTTATGCATACCGGACCGACCCGCAACCCACACGCACTGGATCACACGCCGGGCAGCTCCAGCGCCGGCTCCGCCGCGGGATTAGCTGCGGGTTTTTTCCCGGTGGCGTTGGGCTCGCAAACGGCGGGCTCATTACTCAAACCTGCTTCCTATTGCGGCCTGTTTGCTTTCAAACCAACACGCGGAATTGTCTCTCTGGAAGGCGTCAAACCCCTTGCTCCCAGCTTCGATACCGTCGGCTGGTACGGACGCAGCATGGATGATTTGCAGTTACTCGCAGACGTTCTGCTGGAGCCCTACTTATCGCTGCAGACGCCTCCCGTCAAACGACCTCTCCGACTGGCCTGCGTCATTGACGAGTTATGGTCTACGGTGGAAACGCCGATCAAAGAAGCGCTCCTGACCAGCCTGCTGACTCTGCGCTCCCAAGGACATCACATTCAGAATACCTCCACGCCATTCAGTCTGAAGCAGTTAGCCGACAGCCATAAAATCGTGAACGACAGGGAGGGCAGCCGCGCGCTGGCTTGCGAATACGCCAGCCGCTGTAACCAACTCAGCGCATCTACGCTGGAAATGATAGAGAACGGCTTGCGCCTGACTTTCGCCGAAGAACTTGCGGCCAAAACCACAATCACCGCCGCCGCCAACGCCTACCCTCAATTCATGGCCGACTACGACGCCATCATTACCCTCAGCACCCCCCACTCCGCCCCTGAAGGACTTCTCTACACAGGCACATCAGATTTGATCAAAGTCTGGAACGCCCTGGGCGTCCCCCAACTCAACATCCCCCTCCTCCTCCCCGGCCGCCTGCCGGTGGGACTGCAAATCGTCGGGACGCAAGGTGGGGATGGAAAATTGCTGGACGTAGGTCGAGTAGTCGCAAACGCGTTGGGGGTGAGATCCTCGATGGTGACCTTAAAGCCTTACTGA
- a CDS encoding cyclase family protein, whose amino-acid sequence MPLRTLQFSNIIDLSHPIDASIPLWPGDPAVQFTDEASIAKDGYFLRSFQIGEHSGTHMNAPASFFEDGMTIDEYSPQQLTPEAVVIDVSAQAQEQPDYAVTIEDLHHWEQYQGIIPAGCVVLFYTGYQHYWKTPERFFNMDAQGVMRFPGLAAETARFLLEKRKVGGFGIDTHGVDPGASVAHQVNRLTLAQAGIVLECLTNLDHLPPKGVTLAIGLLRLRGGSGSPVSVLALTP is encoded by the coding sequence ATGCCCCTTCGAACGCTGCAGTTTTCCAATATCATTGACTTAAGCCACCCCATAGACGCCAGTATCCCCCTGTGGCCGGGAGACCCGGCGGTTCAATTCACCGACGAAGCCAGCATCGCAAAAGACGGTTACTTCCTGCGCAGTTTCCAGATCGGCGAGCACAGTGGCACTCATATGAACGCCCCCGCCAGCTTTTTTGAGGATGGGATGACTATCGACGAATACTCCCCTCAGCAACTAACGCCAGAAGCGGTGGTGATTGATGTCAGCGCTCAGGCGCAGGAGCAACCGGACTACGCAGTCACAATTGAGGATTTACATCACTGGGAACAATACCAGGGCATCATTCCCGCCGGGTGCGTAGTGTTGTTCTACACCGGCTACCAGCATTACTGGAAAACGCCTGAGCGCTTTTTCAATATGGACGCGCAGGGCGTCATGCGTTTTCCCGGCCTGGCGGCGGAAACTGCCAGGTTTTTGCTGGAAAAAAGAAAGGTCGGCGGATTCGGGATAGACACCCATGGCGTCGATCCCGGCGCCAGCGTAGCACATCAGGTCAATCGCCTGACGCTGGCGCAAGCCGGTATTGTGCTGGAATGTCTGACCAACCTGGACCATTTGCCGCCCAAGGGAGTCACGCTCGCGATCGGCCTGCTGCGACTGCGCGGAGGTTCAGGATCGCCCGTCTCTGTTCTGGCGCTCACGCCCTGA
- a CDS encoding phosphatase domain-containing protein: protein MRWIVIFLGWLCVFGSASAEDADPLALILYAGYGSAGKFTLEGRVIEADEDAAGASIEDGGATNLRRNLAQLFNAEQENVEVRVQVGQQHWRVKTDEEGYFRLDGELTDATPSGWLQVTAQTENAQAAEGAILMAPAENRLGVISDLDDTLMVSEVTAKTSLLKNTFLKNPLQREVVPGASAFIANLIANNTALETSPVFYLSASPRQLYGNISLFLEHNGFPRGVVVAKKVSNESDSEPWLDQAAYKTAHIEGLLQRFPWVSFVLLGDDGERDPEIYWDIQTRFADRIAAVYIRKVSPDPERPVYEGQQDLAAEIAKIEKARTGAKEH from the coding sequence ATGCGTTGGATTGTCATTTTTTTAGGGTGGCTATGTGTCTTTGGCTCTGCAAGCGCAGAAGATGCGGATCCACTTGCGCTGATCCTGTACGCAGGCTACGGCTCTGCGGGAAAGTTTACTTTGGAAGGGCGTGTTATTGAGGCGGATGAGGATGCCGCGGGCGCATCTATCGAAGACGGCGGCGCGACTAATCTACGCCGTAATCTGGCGCAATTATTCAACGCAGAGCAGGAAAACGTTGAAGTGCGTGTTCAGGTGGGCCAGCAACATTGGCGTGTGAAGACGGACGAAGAAGGGTATTTCCGACTGGATGGCGAACTGACGGATGCAACACCATCGGGCTGGTTGCAAGTGACTGCGCAAACGGAAAACGCCCAAGCCGCTGAGGGCGCAATATTGATGGCCCCTGCAGAAAACCGCTTGGGCGTGATATCCGACTTGGACGACACCCTTATGGTCAGTGAGGTGACGGCGAAAACGTCATTACTGAAAAATACGTTCTTGAAGAATCCGCTACAGCGAGAGGTTGTTCCGGGCGCTTCCGCGTTTATCGCTAACCTTATCGCCAACAATACAGCGTTAGAGACCTCGCCGGTTTTCTATCTGTCCGCGTCGCCTCGACAGCTTTACGGCAATATTTCTTTGTTTTTAGAGCACAACGGCTTTCCCCGGGGGGTAGTGGTCGCCAAGAAAGTGTCGAATGAGTCCGACAGTGAGCCCTGGCTGGATCAGGCGGCCTATAAAACCGCCCACATTGAAGGTTTACTGCAGCGTTTTCCTTGGGTGAGTTTCGTGTTGCTTGGCGATGACGGCGAGCGTGACCCGGAGATTTACTGGGATATTCAAACTCGCTTTGCTGACAGGATCGCCGCAGTGTATATACGCAAAGTGTCTCCTGATCCTGAGCGGCCGGTATACGAGGGGCAACAGGACCTGGCGGCGGAGATCGCCAAAATTGAGAAAGCTCGGACGGGCGCAAAAGAGCACTGA